The Pelmatolapia mariae isolate MD_Pm_ZW linkage group LG9, Pm_UMD_F_2, whole genome shotgun sequence genome has a segment encoding these proteins:
- the zeb1b gene encoding zinc finger E-box-binding homeobox 1b isoform X1, with protein MADGPRCKRRKQPNPKRTNVTNYNNVVEAGSDSDDEDKLHIVEEEGSLADGADCESTLPEDEHPREHCWDRVKEDCVSDGEDDVSTDALVEEMLQQGDTAVIYPEAPDDEPQRQGTPDTGIHDENGTPDSFSQLLTCPYCARGYKRYSSLKEHIKYRHEKTEESFSCPECNYSFAYRAQLERHMTVHKSGRDQRHITQSGGNRKFKCTECGKAFKYKHHLKEHLRIHSGEKPYECSNCKKRFSHSGSYSSHISSKKCISVISVNGRSRLGNAKTQSQGQSPGLSTPPSVLRTQIREKLEHSKPLQEQLPLNQIKTEPVDYEYKPTVISSPTVTAMNGGVFGGGAAAPLQGTVQAVVLPTVGLVSPISINLADLQNALKVAVDGNVIRQVLENNAKGQVNSGLTTGTLHTPQQQLISAISLPIVGQDGNAKIIINYNLDPNQGQLTAHNLKKEPEPMSPAQTTTNTFKSQKLPEDLTIRGNRANETKEKEEKTTKTCLLCDNCPGGLDALHALKHCKKDCLKLNGAVLDRSDSTVAALLSDGGLCSQPKNLLSLLKAYFALNAEPTKDELAKISDSVSLPISVVKKWFEKMQEGQISLGAPTPPSEEEDTCESNSVVSLVPGKDKATIIPPVTQDSPTEATPAEINGAHSSPASPSPLNLTAGGPGPAKKTQSTEGPLDLSLPKPARDDAERAANKTCLYPSPSSGSANMDEPLNLTCTKKEALPLSAMGTCPTALYASQPSAKPLDIVTTMQCLRALATNNKQTILIPQLAYTYTTTANSPAGTETHETIHLNGVKEDRQDTGSEGVSTVEEQNDSDSGPPRKKMKKTDSGMYACDLCDKIFQKSSSLLRHKYEHTGKRPHECGICSKAFKHKHHLIEHMRLHSGEKPYQCDKCGKRFSHSGSYSQHMNHRYSYCKKETQSQAGGRESPEEDGETQIDMEVLSGAQRQLLAPSQLDSDERGSSTREDEESEEEEEEEGVVDMDDIQVVQIGDEGGEEEDEPEERNEEEIKRVAVGEGGEEEKSETGEEEADTGQEDGLGSVQEETNVEEEKAMETEGSSPEAETEGGLSEREGGEVAEESRSETNRNEVCEDEKQVPREKGD; from the exons TGAAGGAGGATTGTGTTTCGGATGGCGAGGATGATGTGAGCACAGACGCCCTCGTAGAAGAGATGCTCCAGCAGGGAGACACAGCCGTCATCTACCCAGAAGCCCCGGACGATGAGCCTCAGCGCCAGGGTACTCCCGATACTGGCATCCACGACGAGAATG GAACTCCGGATTCATTCTCTCAGCTGCTCACCTGTCCGTACTGTGCACGGGGCTACAAGCGCTACAGCTCTCTGAAGGAGCACATCAAGTACAGGCACGAGAAGACGGAGGAAAGCTTCAGCTGCCCCGAGTGCAACTACAGCTTCGCCTACCGCGCCCAGCTGGAGAGGCACATGACGGTCCACAAGAGTGGACGAGATCAG AGACACATCACACAGTCGGGAGGCAATCGTAAATTCAAGTGCACTGAATGTGGCAAAGCATTTAAATACAAGCACCATCTGAAGGAGCACCTACGCATTCACAGCG GAGAGAAACCCTATGAGTGCTCCAACTGCAAGAAGCGCTTCTCCCACTCGGGCTCATATAGCTCCCACATCAGCAGTAAGAAGTGCATCAGCGTCATCTCAGTTAACGGCAGATCGCGCCTAGGGAACGCCAAAACCCAGAGCCAGGGTCAGTCGCCAGGACTTTCAACACCACCTTCGGTCCTCCGCACTCAGATTAGGGAGAAGCTGGAGCACAGCAAGCCCCTGCAGGAGCAGCTGCCGCTAAACCAGATCAAGACAGAACCTGTAGACTACGAGTACAAGCCAACAGTGATATCGTCCCCGACTGTGACCGCCATGAATGGCGGCGTTTTCGGCGGAGGTGCTGCAGCTCCTCTGCAAGGCACAGTGCAAGCTGTGGTCCTACCCACTGTGGGGCTGGTATCGCCCATCAGCATCAACCTGGCAGACCTGCAGAATGCGCTCAAAGTGGCGGTGGATGGTAATGTCATCCGTCAGGTGCTAGAAAACAATGCCAAAGGCCAGGTGAACTCGGGGCTAACCACTGGAACGCTTCACACCCCGCAACAGCAACTCATCTCAGCCATCAGTCTGCCAATAGTGGGTCAGGATGGAAATGCAAAAATCATTATCAACTACAATTTGGACCCCAACCAGGGTCAGCTAACAGCCCATAATCTAAAGAAAGAGCCAGAGCCTATGTCACCAGCTCAAACCACCACCAACACGTTCAAGTCCCAGAAACTCCCAGAAGATCTGACTATCAGAGGCAACAGGGCCAAtgagacaaaagaaaaagaggagaagaCCACTAAGACTTGTCTCCTGTGTGACAACTGTCCCGGTGGGCTGGATGCACTCCATGCCCTAAAGCACTGCAAGAAGGATTGTCTCAAACTAAATGGCGCAGTCCTGGATAGGTCCGATTCTACTGTTGCTGCCCTGCTGTCAGACGGAGGTCTCTGCAGCCAGCCCAAGAACCTCCTGTCACTGCTCAAGGCCTACTTTGCCTTAAACGCAGAGCCCACCAAGGACGAGCTGGCCAAGATCTCCGACTCCGTCAGCCTCCCGATCTCTGTGGTAAAGAAGTGGTTTGAAAAAATGCAGGAGGGTCAGATATCTCTGGGTGCCCCAACACCTCCctcagaggaagaggacacTTGTGAATCTAACAGCGTGGTGTCTCTGGTCCCAGGGAAGGACAAAGCCACTATAATTCCTCCTGTGACCCAGGACAGCCCAACAGAAGCTACCCCAGCAGAGATCAACGGCGCTCACAGCTCGCCGGCCTCCCCTTCTCCACTAAATCTGACAGCCGGAGGTCCTGGCCCAGCGAAGAAAACCCAGAGCACCGAGGGACCCCTAGACCTATCGCTGCCGAAGCCAGCCAGAGATGACGCAGAGAGAGCGGCCAATAAAACCTGCCTTTACCCCTCCCCTTCCTCTGGCTCCGCCAACATGGACGAACCCCTAAACTTAACTTGCACAAAGAAAGAGGCATTGCCACTCTCAGCCATGGGCACCTGCCCCACCGCGCTGTACGCCAGCCAGCCAAGTGCCAAACCTCTTGACATCGTCACCACAATGCAATGCCTAAGAGCACTAGCCACCAACAACAAACAGACTATCTTGATCCCCCAGCTGGCTTACACCTATACCACTACAGCAAACAGCCCCGCAGGGACCGAGACGCACGAAACCATCCACCTCAACGGAGTCAAG GAGGACAGGCAAGACACGGGCTCAGAGGGTGTTTCCACAGTCGAGGAGCAGAACGACTCAGACTCGGGCCCTCcgaggaagaagatgaagaagacgGATAGCGGCATGTACGCCTGCGACCTGTGCGACAAGATCTTCCAGAAGAGCAGCTCGCTCCTGAGGCACAAATACGAACACACAG GGAAGCGACCACACGAGTGCGGCATCTGCAGCAAGGCcttcaaacacaaacaccacTTGATCGAACATATGCGGCTCCACTCGGGGGAGAAGCCGTACCAGTGCGACAAGTGTGGCAAGCGTTTCTCCCACTCGGGCTCCTACTCCCAGCACATGAACCACCGCTACTCCTACTGCAAGAAGGAGACGCAGAGCCAAGCGGGAGGGCGGGAGAGCCCGGAGGAGGACGGCGAGACCCAGATCGACATGGAGGTCCTGAGCGGGGCACAGAGACAGCTCCTGGCCCCGTCCCAGCTGGACTCAGATGAGCGAGGGAGCAGCACCAGAGAGGATGAGGAGagcgaggaagaggaggaggaggaaggcgTGGTGGACATGGATGATATCCAGGTGGTGCAGATAGGGGACGaagggggggaggaggaggacgagccAGAGGAGAGGAATGAGGAGGAAATAAAGAGAGTAGCGGtgggagagggaggagaggaggaaaaaagcgAGACAGGAGAAGAGGAGGCTGACACCGGACAGGAGGATGGGCTCGGGAGCGTTCAGGAAGAAACCAACGTGGAGGAAGAGAAGGCGATGGAAACTGAAGGAAGCTCCCCTGAAGCTGAAACTGAAGGAGGCCTGAgcgaaagagaaggaggagaggtCGCAGAGGAGAGTCGAAGCGAAACAAACAGGAACGAGGTTTGTGAAGATGAGAAGCAGGTGCCACGGGAGAAAGGAGACTAA
- the zeb1b gene encoding zinc finger E-box-binding homeobox 1b isoform X2 produces the protein MLQQGDTAVIYPEAPDDEPQRQGTPDTGIHDENGTPDSFSQLLTCPYCARGYKRYSSLKEHIKYRHEKTEESFSCPECNYSFAYRAQLERHMTVHKSGRDQRHITQSGGNRKFKCTECGKAFKYKHHLKEHLRIHSGEKPYECSNCKKRFSHSGSYSSHISSKKCISVISVNGRSRLGNAKTQSQGQSPGLSTPPSVLRTQIREKLEHSKPLQEQLPLNQIKTEPVDYEYKPTVISSPTVTAMNGGVFGGGAAAPLQGTVQAVVLPTVGLVSPISINLADLQNALKVAVDGNVIRQVLENNAKGQVNSGLTTGTLHTPQQQLISAISLPIVGQDGNAKIIINYNLDPNQGQLTAHNLKKEPEPMSPAQTTTNTFKSQKLPEDLTIRGNRANETKEKEEKTTKTCLLCDNCPGGLDALHALKHCKKDCLKLNGAVLDRSDSTVAALLSDGGLCSQPKNLLSLLKAYFALNAEPTKDELAKISDSVSLPISVVKKWFEKMQEGQISLGAPTPPSEEEDTCESNSVVSLVPGKDKATIIPPVTQDSPTEATPAEINGAHSSPASPSPLNLTAGGPGPAKKTQSTEGPLDLSLPKPARDDAERAANKTCLYPSPSSGSANMDEPLNLTCTKKEALPLSAMGTCPTALYASQPSAKPLDIVTTMQCLRALATNNKQTILIPQLAYTYTTTANSPAGTETHETIHLNGVKEDRQDTGSEGVSTVEEQNDSDSGPPRKKMKKTDSGMYACDLCDKIFQKSSSLLRHKYEHTGKRPHECGICSKAFKHKHHLIEHMRLHSGEKPYQCDKCGKRFSHSGSYSQHMNHRYSYCKKETQSQAGGRESPEEDGETQIDMEVLSGAQRQLLAPSQLDSDERGSSTREDEESEEEEEEEGVVDMDDIQVVQIGDEGGEEEDEPEERNEEEIKRVAVGEGGEEEKSETGEEEADTGQEDGLGSVQEETNVEEEKAMETEGSSPEAETEGGLSEREGGEVAEESRSETNRNEVCEDEKQVPREKGD, from the exons ATGCTCCAGCAGGGAGACACAGCCGTCATCTACCCAGAAGCCCCGGACGATGAGCCTCAGCGCCAGGGTACTCCCGATACTGGCATCCACGACGAGAATG GAACTCCGGATTCATTCTCTCAGCTGCTCACCTGTCCGTACTGTGCACGGGGCTACAAGCGCTACAGCTCTCTGAAGGAGCACATCAAGTACAGGCACGAGAAGACGGAGGAAAGCTTCAGCTGCCCCGAGTGCAACTACAGCTTCGCCTACCGCGCCCAGCTGGAGAGGCACATGACGGTCCACAAGAGTGGACGAGATCAG AGACACATCACACAGTCGGGAGGCAATCGTAAATTCAAGTGCACTGAATGTGGCAAAGCATTTAAATACAAGCACCATCTGAAGGAGCACCTACGCATTCACAGCG GAGAGAAACCCTATGAGTGCTCCAACTGCAAGAAGCGCTTCTCCCACTCGGGCTCATATAGCTCCCACATCAGCAGTAAGAAGTGCATCAGCGTCATCTCAGTTAACGGCAGATCGCGCCTAGGGAACGCCAAAACCCAGAGCCAGGGTCAGTCGCCAGGACTTTCAACACCACCTTCGGTCCTCCGCACTCAGATTAGGGAGAAGCTGGAGCACAGCAAGCCCCTGCAGGAGCAGCTGCCGCTAAACCAGATCAAGACAGAACCTGTAGACTACGAGTACAAGCCAACAGTGATATCGTCCCCGACTGTGACCGCCATGAATGGCGGCGTTTTCGGCGGAGGTGCTGCAGCTCCTCTGCAAGGCACAGTGCAAGCTGTGGTCCTACCCACTGTGGGGCTGGTATCGCCCATCAGCATCAACCTGGCAGACCTGCAGAATGCGCTCAAAGTGGCGGTGGATGGTAATGTCATCCGTCAGGTGCTAGAAAACAATGCCAAAGGCCAGGTGAACTCGGGGCTAACCACTGGAACGCTTCACACCCCGCAACAGCAACTCATCTCAGCCATCAGTCTGCCAATAGTGGGTCAGGATGGAAATGCAAAAATCATTATCAACTACAATTTGGACCCCAACCAGGGTCAGCTAACAGCCCATAATCTAAAGAAAGAGCCAGAGCCTATGTCACCAGCTCAAACCACCACCAACACGTTCAAGTCCCAGAAACTCCCAGAAGATCTGACTATCAGAGGCAACAGGGCCAAtgagacaaaagaaaaagaggagaagaCCACTAAGACTTGTCTCCTGTGTGACAACTGTCCCGGTGGGCTGGATGCACTCCATGCCCTAAAGCACTGCAAGAAGGATTGTCTCAAACTAAATGGCGCAGTCCTGGATAGGTCCGATTCTACTGTTGCTGCCCTGCTGTCAGACGGAGGTCTCTGCAGCCAGCCCAAGAACCTCCTGTCACTGCTCAAGGCCTACTTTGCCTTAAACGCAGAGCCCACCAAGGACGAGCTGGCCAAGATCTCCGACTCCGTCAGCCTCCCGATCTCTGTGGTAAAGAAGTGGTTTGAAAAAATGCAGGAGGGTCAGATATCTCTGGGTGCCCCAACACCTCCctcagaggaagaggacacTTGTGAATCTAACAGCGTGGTGTCTCTGGTCCCAGGGAAGGACAAAGCCACTATAATTCCTCCTGTGACCCAGGACAGCCCAACAGAAGCTACCCCAGCAGAGATCAACGGCGCTCACAGCTCGCCGGCCTCCCCTTCTCCACTAAATCTGACAGCCGGAGGTCCTGGCCCAGCGAAGAAAACCCAGAGCACCGAGGGACCCCTAGACCTATCGCTGCCGAAGCCAGCCAGAGATGACGCAGAGAGAGCGGCCAATAAAACCTGCCTTTACCCCTCCCCTTCCTCTGGCTCCGCCAACATGGACGAACCCCTAAACTTAACTTGCACAAAGAAAGAGGCATTGCCACTCTCAGCCATGGGCACCTGCCCCACCGCGCTGTACGCCAGCCAGCCAAGTGCCAAACCTCTTGACATCGTCACCACAATGCAATGCCTAAGAGCACTAGCCACCAACAACAAACAGACTATCTTGATCCCCCAGCTGGCTTACACCTATACCACTACAGCAAACAGCCCCGCAGGGACCGAGACGCACGAAACCATCCACCTCAACGGAGTCAAG GAGGACAGGCAAGACACGGGCTCAGAGGGTGTTTCCACAGTCGAGGAGCAGAACGACTCAGACTCGGGCCCTCcgaggaagaagatgaagaagacgGATAGCGGCATGTACGCCTGCGACCTGTGCGACAAGATCTTCCAGAAGAGCAGCTCGCTCCTGAGGCACAAATACGAACACACAG GGAAGCGACCACACGAGTGCGGCATCTGCAGCAAGGCcttcaaacacaaacaccacTTGATCGAACATATGCGGCTCCACTCGGGGGAGAAGCCGTACCAGTGCGACAAGTGTGGCAAGCGTTTCTCCCACTCGGGCTCCTACTCCCAGCACATGAACCACCGCTACTCCTACTGCAAGAAGGAGACGCAGAGCCAAGCGGGAGGGCGGGAGAGCCCGGAGGAGGACGGCGAGACCCAGATCGACATGGAGGTCCTGAGCGGGGCACAGAGACAGCTCCTGGCCCCGTCCCAGCTGGACTCAGATGAGCGAGGGAGCAGCACCAGAGAGGATGAGGAGagcgaggaagaggaggaggaggaaggcgTGGTGGACATGGATGATATCCAGGTGGTGCAGATAGGGGACGaagggggggaggaggaggacgagccAGAGGAGAGGAATGAGGAGGAAATAAAGAGAGTAGCGGtgggagagggaggagaggaggaaaaaagcgAGACAGGAGAAGAGGAGGCTGACACCGGACAGGAGGATGGGCTCGGGAGCGTTCAGGAAGAAACCAACGTGGAGGAAGAGAAGGCGATGGAAACTGAAGGAAGCTCCCCTGAAGCTGAAACTGAAGGAGGCCTGAgcgaaagagaaggaggagaggtCGCAGAGGAGAGTCGAAGCGAAACAAACAGGAACGAGGTTTGTGAAGATGAGAAGCAGGTGCCACGGGAGAAAGGAGACTAA